Genomic segment of Juglans microcarpa x Juglans regia isolate MS1-56 chromosome 7S, Jm3101_v1.0, whole genome shotgun sequence:
ttcagaaaaaatatataaccttgaaaaatactatatatagtctatattcTCATATAACTCATATATTCTCGTGTTAATGCAGCACTAtccattaattatataatttgttatatatatatatatatatatttttttttttaaaaagcgcGCGAGTACTTGATTTTGCGttcaatgaataatatatatccCATCATTATATTACATGAAAGtgaaataagaatataatatatgtatatcttGATAAGATAAAACTGGATTTCCGAATCGAATTGTAACAAATAGAAATCCATGATTCAAAATAAAGGGTGCCTCAAAGCCAACTTTGTcgattggagagagagagagagagagagagagagaggatagtTTCACATTGGTTTCATGCAATTAATCTGtgattgagtttgatataaCTCAATCAATGATCAAAGGTATAATTGAAGTTGCTCTTGGAGGACATATAAAAAGCCAAACTACAGTTCCCAATTACTGCAAACAGACAGCAAGTCCTCCCTATCTTTTTCTCAGGGTCTCGTTATTGGTGGACGACTCTCCCTTTTCTGCTTTCTCCTTTTCcacctttttctctttctcttttcatCATATAGTTTTGAGCTTATTCTTAACAAAAGCCATTATTCCATTCCTAATGTTTAAAGTTCAGTGCTTTAAGATATATTTTATGGTTCGCACAATACTGTAAGACCAGCTTTTAATCATCATCCACATTCCTTTATGccatcaagagagagagagagagagagagagagagagttgtattTCACATGCAATCCACTTTCACATACAAAAGCCAAAATTTCCCTCACTCACAAGAAAAGCATAAGCACACATCCCAATAATTCCCATCAATTGCCAAAATATAAACCTGCAGAAGGCTACATAGTTCCTCACATATTGGTGCCTTCATTAGTTTTCTCCCCTAACAATGTTGTTCTAATTCTCTCTCCCAGCTCTAAACTTATAAATCCATTAAGACCAGATCACTTACAGTACTcagtttcctttcttttatatatctaggattgcagcagcagcagtagtagtagtagtactgaaTATTCAGTACAAAGTAAGAAGATGAGATCGGGTCTTTGCAGTATACAGCATGGCCTAACTGCTGAGGCAATAAGCATGGTGAAACAAGCGGTTAGCTTTGCTAAACGCCGGGGCCATGCCCAAGTGACTCCTCTCCATGTTGCTAGCGCCATGCTTGCATCCTCTGGTGGTCTTCTGCGAAGGGCTTGCCTTCAATCCCATTCTCACCCCCTTCAATGCAAGGCCCTAGAGCTTTGCTTCAATGTTGCGCTCAACCGACTTCCTGCCTCCACTCCAAGCCCCCTTTTAAGCCCTCAGTACTACCTCAACCCTGCCCTCTCCAATGCCTTGGTTGCAGCATTCAAGCGTGCTCAGGCTCACCAACGTCGTGGCTCTATTGAAAACCAGCAACAACCTATTTTAGCTCTTAAGATAGAGTTGGAACAGCTCATAATCTCTATTTTAGATGACCCAAGTGTTAGCAGAGTCATGCGAGAGGCTGGTTTTTCGAGTACCCAAGTGAAAAATAGGGTAGAACAAGCTGTTTCTTTGGAGATTTGTTCTCAAAAGCAAAGCCCTTCTATGAGTACTAGCCAGTCCAAGGAAATTAGCACCATGCCTCTAGTTAATCTTGGTACTAATGTGAATGTTTCTCCACATTTTAGTCAGTTCAAAGTGCCAGTAGGTAAATCCTTCGATCAAGTTAGGAGTGAAGAAGTCATGAGTGTCTTGAATGAATTGtcgaacaaaagaaaaagaaacactGTTATCGTAGGAGAGTGTCTGGCTACAGCTGAGGGCGTGTTTAGGGAAGTGATGGACAAGTGTGAAAGAGGAAATGTTCCCGGGGAGTTAAGCTTTACGAAATTCATTAGTCTTGATCCTCTCTTCTCTCTGAGGAACTCCTCCAAGGAGGACGTCGAGCAGAAGCTAGCGGAGCTAGGTTGCCTTGTCCAGACCTATATTAATAGAGGGGTTGTCTTGTACATGGGAGATCTAAAATGTATTGCTGAGTTTTGGTCAACTTCTGGCGAAGAAAGGAGAAACTACTACTGTCCTTTGGAGCACATAATCATGGGGCTTAAAGGATTGGTGTGCGGAATTGGGGAAACTGCAGGAAGATTGCGGCTCTTTGGGATTGCCACTTTTCAGACTTACATGAGATGTAAAACAGGTTACCCCTCTCTAGAGACTATTTGGGAGCTTCATCCACTTACCATCGACCCGGTTGGAAGCTTGAGCTTAACTCTCAGCCTTCAAAGgtatataaatttgatgaaCCAATTACCAcacttttgctttttttttttttttttttcttttcaagcttTCTACTTAATTGCTTTGTTTcctactttttactttttgacaTTTGGGACGTTTTTGAtattaaatctatatatatatatgtgtgtgttgcTTTCTCAGTAATTTGGAAGTTGATCAGTTCAGAAGCAAGGTATCCAACAATCCGCCTGGTTTGCAACTGCCTGAAACTGGATTCGATAAGCGACTAAGTTGCTGTACGGATTGCGTGGACAATTTCAAGAGAGAAGCTCAAAGCATAGCAAGTGACTTTTGTAACACGAAGACGGCCACCACCATTTCCACCAGGTCAAGCTTGCCTTCATGGCTCCAACAGGAAAAGGAAGACAGGAGATCAACAAAAGATCACACTTTGAATCATGATCAGGTTTTTTATGTTATCCTTTCTTTGTCATCATGGATATCTTCCACCtccatataaaaaattcaaaactaacatgtttttgtattttatctAATGCAGGAATGTGTCACTGTTAGGGATCTGTGCAAGAAATGGAACCAGTTCTGCAGTTCAGGCCATAAGAATCCCAGTTTTCCTGACAAAACCTTCACTCTTACTTCCTCGCCTCCTTCCTCCACATCAGTCTCTTCATACGAGCGCAATCCTGACTTGTATCAGACTCACTTGAGTTGGCCTATAACCTTCGAACCCACACAGAGTCCAAAAGAACAGCAGTTTTGGATATCTGAAACCAGTGATGGAGACGATGAAAGCAGTTTGAGAGTGTTCATGCCAGAGAGAAATGACCCTAAACCAGAACTTCTGTCTAATCCAAATTCTAGCCCTAACTCAGCTTCTTCGAGTGAGGTAATGGAAGATATGGTTGGCCTTCATATGTTCAGAGAACTCAATGCCGAGAACTTGAAGATACTATGCGATGCACTGGAGAAAAAAGTTCGTTGGCAGAAAGATATTATTCCTGAGATTGCAACAACTATCCTTCAGTGCAGGTCTGGAATGAGAATGAGGAAAGACAATTTGCAATACAGATCAAAGAGCAAAGAAGAAACTTGGCTATTCTTTTCAGGTGTTGATTATGATGGCAAGGAAAAGGTTGCAAGAGAGCTAGCTAAACTTGTTTTTGGTTCTCAAAGCAACTTTGTTTCAATTTGCTTCAGCAGTTTCTCTTCAACAAGGGCTGATTCAACTGAAGAatccaaaaggaaaagaatgagAGACGATCTCATGAGTTCCAGCTATCTTGAGAAATTTGGCGAAGCAGTGAATGAGAATCCTCACCGTGTGTTCTTCATGGAAGACATAGAGCAAATTGATTACTGTTCTCAAAAGGGTATAAAGCAAGCAATTGAAAGTGGAAGAATTACTCTTCCTAGCGGAGATACTGTTCCTCTCATGGACGCCATTATCATTTTCAGTTGTGAAAGTTTCAGTTCTGAGTCCAAAGGCTGTTCTCCTCATAGAAGGCAAAAACATGCcgataataatgaaaaaaacaatGACGATGACATGCAGGAGAAAAGCCAATGTCTCCCACTCGATCTGAATATTGCCATTACAGAAGAAGACATGAATGGAGATCATGATGGATATTCAGTTTGTGGCATTGGGATTCTGGAATCTGTGGATAGGCATGTTACTTTCAGAATTCAACAATCGTGATCATGTTGAAATAGGAGGGAAGTACGATTGATGATCTTCCGCGTGTAAGAtgatacatttttcttttttcctttttccttttaatataGAATTTTGGGGAGGGATAAACGAAGgaattaaatggaaaaaaaaaagaaaaaaaagatttacgAGGATTTTCCGTTATTGGGAATGGCAGGATCCATTCAGCCATCCATATATGTAGGGCTATGTGTAAATTGGTGTAGGTTTGACATTTTCTTACTGCATCATGTAATAGGTTGCAGCAGCACTGTGAAATATGGATTTTTCTGTTCTTTGGAGTTTCTGACTTCAAATTAGTTTCGAACTACAGCCATAAGTTAAcagctttcttttcttcttttcccacAATTTTCAACGAAGATAGCTAGTATGATTTCTGGTACGATATTGCTCATCATGTTCAGCATTCATAATGaccatttaaatttttaatcatgatttatctcatctaattattatatatttttttaaatttttacacaaaatttaataaataatttaatttttataaattttaaaataaaaataatattaaaaaattataatctaataatattttcttcaactttcaattttcatctcatcttatctatgtAATCAAACGAGACCATTTTCTAGATTacaaattgagaaatgatagttacaatcTTAAAGTGTGTAAATTCCGCacactatattttaaaaaaataatagatttaagATCCatgtgaaaaatttatttttttaatgttgaatctcatcttttctttaaagaaatatGCGATGTTTGCACGTACATCTAACATTACATAAATAGCATTGTGTTGTGTCCATGCATTTTACAGGAGCGAGGCAAGATTGCTAGAGTAGTGTCCACTTCTCATGCTTCAAGCATTGGCACTCGActtatcatttttatccttaaaatttaatgaaaagtatatattttctataaattcaaaacctttttatctataatttcatattagattaaccattaaatttattaaaataataatataatattctttttttttaataataatttttttttttatattttataattacactaaccatatgttaattaataatttaatttgatacttgaattattattttctaaataatttttttcctcaaccaaATTATTCAACAAACGGAACACCAAGTAATTCAGCAAATAGATTGTATATTAAAAGGAACACCAAGTTGCAGATTACACCCAATAGAGCAAAACAGTAATGAAATCAATGTCTATTTCATAGAGTTTATACATCAGTGAATAAACAGAGATAGATTTACAcctgaagaaaaagagaatggaAAGTACTCCTTGTGCAGAGGAATAAATGACAGCTCTCTTTGTCACGGGTGAAAgatgatgattttgttaataaaataatatgaatagtAATCAACagttagtttttaaatttaaaaatgaattaaaatgtactgttgttcataattttaaattttaaaatgtaatgaatctaatgtaataattttaaatcaaattcatcaaattttaaagaatggACTCATCAAATGCCAATGCTAGTACTGCATTTGAACTTATGAAGGCAATGGTTAATGATCAATTGGTACAAGCTAGAGttcgtttatatatatatatatatatatatatatatatatatattgttcaccAAAAAGCTTTTTCGGCATAGATCACTAGGATATATCATCAGCCCGGTTGACATGTCGGattgaaaaagtttaaaatataaatttataaattatctctgATAAATAGTTCAGTTTTTGCTATGATCATGTTAACAGctgtattaaaaatatattttgtacgttgacttataaatagaaaaacttACAATCACCAGATCAATATAATCAATAACTAATGTTATAATCGTAGAGTGCCTAAGTGTCACGTagctattttaaaaaagaatgagattgatccattattaaaaaaattagtttttttttatgtgaatctcatatttacttattttttttaaagagattatatagtatttatgtacttcatgattgtaaatattatttctcgtaATCAAATCAAATACTAATTAAAGTACTCCACTATCCCTTATGaccattaatattatatctaattaattagttctGGTTGAAATTTTTTAGTTCTCTagattcaataaataaataaataaataatagtaggAAGTGTTACAGAaagtatatttaattaattgagcACATGGCACTAATTGCATGCATTAGTTTATATATAGGATTTGAGAAGCTTTTGATAATGATTGCACAATGTTCTAAAGCTTTTAATAattcatatatgcatgcattttgTTTGCATGCACCTTATAATTAATTCGCTACTTATAATAATGGTGCACGCTGAGGGAAATTGACACACAAAGCATGAGTGATGATCACAACATTTAATTTGAACAATATGATATATAGaacttggaataaaattaacatttatatGGAATATTAGAATTAAATTAATCCTTCccagaaattaaatataatataatatattattaaaaagattaattaaaGGGCGCCCGAAATGAAGAAACAAGTAGTActagtaacttttttttttcctctaaatTAGTACTAGTACTTGTAGACTAGCTCGTAGTACTACTCATGCTGCATGCACATGATCATGACCTTGATCATCTTTCATTAATGTTATGTAAAGGTACTAGGGCTACTTtataaagagaaaaggaaaatcttccacaaacttaattaaaaagcatataatatatcacttttcgcttttctttttttcttgtcattATGCAGCTGTTGGTATAATTAAGACCTAacattctcatcatcatcatcatctttgaAAAGTATCGGCGCCGAAGATCAATATAATAAAGAGAATTAAGGAGAAGCATCGATCTTATAATCTGTagatcatacatacatatatatatatatatatatatatatttgctttaGAATCACTAAAGCTGGAACATGACCACCATCACATAATTTGAAACTAGCTTTAGAATCACAACTACTATATGCAaaaattcatttgaaatctCATTTATTGGCACAGCTAGCTAACACACCATTTgacatatatagaaaatttcACGCTttggtaataaaaaaatattgatattttcattttttatataaatgaaatgggTTTCACAATAATGATGTAATGTTTAAACAACGATTATTAAAAAAGGTTGGAAATAGATCATCCATTAATTGTTGGAGTACTGAtgtcttttttaatcttatcacGAGAAGTACTAATACaattacaaagaaattatataaaaataaacatacccACTAACTTACGTAACTTGATCTAATACATTAAATCTaaatactttacaataaaattataactttAATTACAATCCGACGTATCCTATCAAATCACGtgcatcagtttataaattacttttgtataatttctccGTAACCAAagcatatatatttgataacaAAATAACATGACCGGGGCATATATACTTTCTgtacttttattttgttcttgttttactAATTCGGTGAGCGCGCCTatgaatttgttttatgtcaGTTCTAAATCTTATGATGTTTTGACGGATAGATACATATAAGTCTCTTTCGAACATCTTTAAATGTTTTCTAAAGTATTCCGAAGTAGTAGTACTGTTCAACCATGCATTTCACATTTCTTTGGTGCCAAGTTAAATATATGTCTTCCCGAATAAGCATGTCGAGAAATTGTAATCGTGAGTGCGTAAGTATCGttcagtcattttgaaaaaaatgaataaatacaggactcacatgaaaataaattaattttttaatagtaaattttattcttttttaaaatgactgtacGATACTTGCACACTTCACAACTATAAATAACTTGGCAACTGGCTTTGggattagctagctagctagctgtataGGCTAGTCCTCCTTTATATATGGTCAAGCTATATATACTTTTAACACACTGGCcgcatgcatgcgtgcatactaGCTGCATGCAGTATATATCCATCCTTAGAGCAAATTagataatcatttttctttgtccATTATGAGGAATCAAATCGTTATCACAATAATATTCAAGCAGCTTGAGCAGCTCTTGTCGATATTTGTCCAGTTGCG
This window contains:
- the LOC121240951 gene encoding protein SMAX1-LIKE 3-like translates to MRSGLCSIQHGLTAEAISMVKQAVSFAKRRGHAQVTPLHVASAMLASSGGLLRRACLQSHSHPLQCKALELCFNVALNRLPASTPSPLLSPQYYLNPALSNALVAAFKRAQAHQRRGSIENQQQPILALKIELEQLIISILDDPSVSRVMREAGFSSTQVKNRVEQAVSLEICSQKQSPSMSTSQSKEISTMPLVNLGTNVNVSPHFSQFKVPVGKSFDQVRSEEVMSVLNELSNKRKRNTVIVGECLATAEGVFREVMDKCERGNVPGELSFTKFISLDPLFSLRNSSKEDVEQKLAELGCLVQTYINRGVVLYMGDLKCIAEFWSTSGEERRNYYCPLEHIIMGLKGLVCGIGETAGRLRLFGIATFQTYMRCKTGYPSLETIWELHPLTIDPVGSLSLTLSLQSNLEVDQFRSKVSNNPPGLQLPETGFDKRLSCCTDCVDNFKREAQSIASDFCNTKTATTISTRSSLPSWLQQEKEDRRSTKDHTLNHDQECVTVRDLCKKWNQFCSSGHKNPSFPDKTFTLTSSPPSSTSVSSYERNPDLYQTHLSWPITFEPTQSPKEQQFWISETSDGDDESSLRVFMPERNDPKPELLSNPNSSPNSASSSEVMEDMVGLHMFRELNAENLKILCDALEKKVRWQKDIIPEIATTILQCRSGMRMRKDNLQYRSKSKEETWLFFSGVDYDGKEKVARELAKLVFGSQSNFVSICFSSFSSTRADSTEESKRKRMRDDLMSSSYLEKFGEAVNENPHRVFFMEDIEQIDYCSQKGIKQAIESGRITLPSGDTVPLMDAIIIFSCESFSSESKGCSPHRRQKHADNNEKNNDDDMQEKSQCLPLDLNIAITEEDMNGDHDGYSVCGIGILESVDRHVTFRIQQS